One window of the Burkholderia ubonensis subsp. mesacidophila genome contains the following:
- the thrS gene encoding threonine--tRNA ligase, producing MDAFDHRVLGNKLDLFHQQDESPGAVFWHPRGMVLYRVVEDYIRERMRQAGFAEVRTPQIASRALWEQSGHWEKFGRNMFSLDSDGQPFCLKPMSCPCHVQVFKRGSRSYRDLPVRYSEFGAVHRAEPSGALHGLMRARAFTQDDAHVLCMEEQVEAEVARFCHLLKTIYADFGFDRFDVALSTRPAVRAGDDALWDRSESMLALAARSAGLHFEILQGEGAFYGPKLEFHLLDREGRKWQCGTIQLDFVLPERLGATYASESGAKATPVMLHHAVLGSLERFIGILLEHYEGWLPTWLAPDQIVVANIGDKERPFADSAALAFENIGCRVLRDFRPERLPRKIFDARELAAPIVAVAGPKEAQAGAVSLRLKNGEQHALSIDDALAYLEKQVGTPSRSRALRMRA from the coding sequence ATGGATGCATTCGATCACCGCGTGCTCGGCAACAAGCTCGATTTGTTTCACCAGCAGGACGAAAGCCCCGGCGCCGTCTTCTGGCATCCGCGCGGGATGGTGCTTTATCGCGTCGTCGAGGACTACATTCGCGAACGGATGAGGCAGGCCGGGTTCGCGGAAGTGCGCACACCGCAGATCGCGTCGCGCGCGCTCTGGGAGCAAAGCGGCCACTGGGAGAAATTCGGCAGGAACATGTTCTCGCTCGACAGCGACGGACAGCCGTTCTGTCTCAAGCCGATGAGCTGCCCGTGCCATGTGCAGGTATTCAAGCGCGGGTCGCGCTCGTATCGCGACTTGCCTGTCCGCTATTCGGAGTTCGGCGCGGTGCACCGGGCCGAGCCGTCCGGCGCGCTGCACGGCCTGATGCGGGCCCGGGCGTTCACGCAGGACGACGCCCACGTGCTCTGCATGGAGGAACAGGTCGAAGCCGAGGTCGCGCGGTTCTGCCACCTGCTGAAGACGATCTACGCGGATTTCGGGTTCGACCGTTTCGATGTCGCGTTGTCGACGAGGCCGGCGGTGCGCGCCGGCGACGACGCGCTGTGGGACCGCTCCGAATCGATGCTGGCGCTGGCCGCGCGGTCGGCCGGCCTGCACTTCGAGATACTGCAGGGAGAAGGGGCGTTTTACGGGCCCAAGCTCGAATTCCATCTGCTCGACCGCGAGGGACGCAAGTGGCAGTGCGGCACGATCCAGCTCGATTTCGTATTGCCGGAGCGGCTCGGCGCGACGTATGCGTCGGAGAGCGGCGCGAAGGCGACGCCGGTCATGCTGCATCACGCGGTGCTCGGGAGCCTCGAGCGCTTCATCGGCATCCTGCTCGAGCACTATGAGGGATGGCTGCCGACGTGGCTGGCTCCCGACCAGATCGTCGTGGCCAACATCGGCGATAAAGAACGTCCGTTTGCGGACAGTGCGGCGCTTGCGTTCGAAAATATCGGTTGCCGCGTATTGCGCGACTTCCGCCCGGAACGCCTGCCGCGCAAGATCTTCGACGCGCGCGAACTGGCTGCGCCGATCGTCGCGGTAGCCGGACCGAAGGAAGCGCAAGCCGGCGCGGTGTCGCTGAGACTGAAGAACGGCGAACAGCATGCGTTGTCGATCGATGACGCGCTTGCGTATCTGGAAAAGCAGGTAGGCACGCCGTCGCGTTCGCGCGCGCTTCGCATGCGGGCCTGA
- a CDS encoding MFS transporter encodes MKTTSDRPAQATSSTAGGSPHGGGNARAAGLRLPARLVGPIVLGTLLNALNSSMIAVALVSIQQAFAPQGAAHERIDTMWLVSGLYLATAVGQPTMGRLADRFGAKRIFCIGLAIVLIASALAPFAPSLGWLIASRVALGIGTSAAYPAGMAMIRTWSQRHANGATPTGGLGAISVAAQVAVAFGPPLGGALVQFAGWRAIFWINVPIVLLAFALAWLWVPADAAQHGAHERRTLKELDLPGVALFILTLASLLLFLQSVSRGPDWRLLVATLVLCPLLVRRERQAATPLIDIRMLSENRALTSTYLRCVGTYAVFYAIFYALPMWLQEAKRLSAADAGLVMLPVAGVGTVATMLATRVAHRHGSRPVLIIGSAMLCVGSVVMSLLSSAMPVWSIVLLSIVFGVPNGFNNLGNQAALYQSAPHDRIGTASGLYRTAQYVGGSLSFALVGLALGHPASDRGLRELAIVLAVISVLLLLNAASSRHLDAAASSIPQQK; translated from the coding sequence ATGAAAACGACTTCCGATCGACCTGCGCAAGCAACATCCTCGACTGCCGGCGGCTCGCCGCACGGCGGCGGGAATGCGCGCGCGGCGGGCCTGCGCCTGCCAGCCAGGCTGGTGGGCCCGATCGTGCTCGGCACGCTGCTCAACGCGCTGAACTCGTCGATGATCGCGGTCGCGCTCGTCAGCATCCAGCAGGCGTTCGCGCCGCAGGGCGCCGCGCATGAACGCATCGACACGATGTGGCTCGTGTCGGGCCTCTATCTTGCGACGGCCGTCGGCCAGCCGACGATGGGGCGGCTCGCCGATCGCTTCGGCGCGAAGCGGATCTTCTGCATCGGCCTCGCGATCGTACTGATCGCGTCCGCGCTCGCGCCGTTCGCGCCGTCGCTCGGGTGGCTGATCGCGTCGCGCGTCGCGCTCGGCATCGGCACATCCGCCGCGTATCCGGCCGGCATGGCAATGATCCGCACATGGTCGCAGCGGCACGCGAACGGCGCGACGCCGACGGGCGGCCTCGGAGCGATCTCGGTCGCGGCGCAGGTGGCCGTCGCGTTCGGGCCGCCGCTCGGCGGCGCGCTCGTGCAGTTCGCCGGCTGGCGCGCGATCTTCTGGATCAACGTGCCGATCGTGCTGCTGGCCTTCGCGCTGGCGTGGCTGTGGGTCCCGGCCGACGCCGCGCAGCACGGCGCGCACGAACGCCGCACGCTGAAGGAGCTGGACCTGCCGGGCGTCGCGCTGTTCATCCTGACGCTCGCGAGCCTGCTGCTGTTCCTGCAGTCGGTGTCGCGCGGGCCCGACTGGCGACTGCTCGTCGCGACGCTGGTCCTGTGCCCGCTGCTGGTGCGGCGCGAGCGGCAGGCCGCGACGCCGCTGATCGATATCCGCATGCTGAGCGAGAACCGTGCGCTCACGAGCACGTACCTGCGCTGCGTCGGCACCTACGCGGTGTTCTACGCGATCTTCTATGCGCTGCCGATGTGGCTGCAGGAGGCCAAGCGCCTGTCCGCCGCCGACGCCGGCCTCGTGATGCTGCCGGTCGCCGGAGTCGGCACGGTGGCGACGATGCTCGCGACCCGCGTCGCGCACCGTCACGGCTCGCGGCCGGTGCTGATCATCGGCTCCGCGATGCTGTGCGTCGGCAGCGTCGTGATGAGTCTCCTCTCCAGCGCGATGCCGGTCTGGTCGATCGTGCTGCTGTCGATCGTGTTCGGCGTGCCGAACGGCTTCAACAATCTCGGCAATCAGGCGGCGCTCTACCAGAGCGCGCCGCACGACCGGATCGGCACGGCCTCGGGGCTGTACCGCACCGCGCAGTATGTCGGCGGCAGCCTGTCGTTTGCGCTCGTCGGGCTGGCCCTCGGCCATCCGGCGAGCGATCGCGGCCTGCGCGAGCTGGCCATCGTCCTGGCGGTCATCAGCGTGCTGCTGCTGCTCAACGCAGCATCGAGCCGGCACCTGGATGCCGCCGCTTCTTCCATCCCCCAACAGAAGTGA
- a CDS encoding hydrolase — protein MSIPTLNRTVALVAIDLQNGIVSLPVVPYTGAQVVAKTVELATAFRALQLPVIYVHTSYQPDGGVALKVKTDAPSAPPNLDPEWSAFAPALGVQPSDIVVTKHQWGAFTGTDLDVQLRRRGITDIVLTGIATNIGVESTARQAYENNYNVVVVSDAVSTSSADAQTFALTQIFPKLGQVAAAADVEAALEQAYSR, from the coding sequence ATGTCCATTCCGACACTCAATCGCACGGTCGCCCTGGTCGCAATCGATCTGCAGAACGGCATCGTGTCGCTGCCGGTCGTGCCCTACACCGGCGCGCAGGTCGTGGCGAAGACGGTCGAGCTCGCGACCGCGTTTCGTGCACTGCAGCTCCCCGTCATCTACGTGCACACGAGCTACCAGCCGGACGGCGGCGTTGCGCTCAAGGTCAAGACGGATGCGCCGTCGGCGCCGCCGAACCTTGATCCCGAGTGGAGCGCGTTCGCGCCGGCGCTCGGCGTGCAGCCGTCCGACATCGTCGTGACGAAGCATCAGTGGGGCGCGTTCACCGGCACCGATCTCGACGTGCAACTGCGCCGGCGCGGCATCACCGACATCGTGCTGACCGGGATCGCAACCAACATCGGCGTCGAATCGACGGCGCGCCAGGCATACGAGAACAACTACAACGTCGTCGTGGTCAGCGACGCGGTCAGCACGTCGTCCGCCGACGCGCAGACCTTCGCGCTGACGCAGATCTTCCCGAAGCTCGGGCAGGTCGCCGCGGCGGCCGACGTGGAGGCGGCACTGGAGCAGGCGTATTCGCGCTGA
- a CDS encoding quinone oxidoreductase family protein, whose translation MIKTDAWVLYAGPEPSRKQAPVAGELRRETFEFSDLEADEVLVEPLYGSWEANLDHALSRNPVDICRQRREDKIVLGNGALVRIVERGSGVKALKEGEICMVMPFGKRDEYGFAELVYAYDAPGTIGVMAQRTKMRADNLVAVPTDSRHSLLQWATYGRYFTAWDNWKVASACWRSQLPDVDPADYLVFGWGGGTTLAELQLAKREGFRVAMTASNDRRLEELAKLGITPVDRRKFPNLAYDDERYKTDPEYQASYRESERVFAETIAELSGGRGVAIFLDNLGGALYRATMRVVGRTGIVTTVGWKTGMRLWNLRATECINRRLHIHTHAWRYDDSITIRDFQETSGWIGQEPTEIFDFDEVPKLASDYLNGKIQTYFPIYRINAV comes from the coding sequence ATGATCAAGACCGATGCATGGGTTCTCTACGCAGGACCGGAACCGAGCAGGAAGCAGGCGCCCGTCGCGGGCGAGCTGCGTCGCGAAACCTTCGAATTCTCCGATCTGGAAGCCGACGAGGTGCTGGTCGAGCCGCTGTACGGCTCGTGGGAAGCGAACCTCGACCACGCGCTGTCGCGCAATCCGGTGGACATCTGCCGGCAGCGCCGCGAGGACAAGATCGTGCTCGGCAACGGTGCGCTGGTGCGCATCGTCGAGCGCGGCAGCGGCGTGAAGGCGCTGAAGGAAGGCGAGATCTGCATGGTGATGCCGTTCGGCAAGCGCGACGAATACGGGTTCGCCGAACTCGTCTACGCGTATGACGCGCCGGGCACGATCGGCGTGATGGCGCAGCGGACCAAGATGCGCGCCGACAACCTGGTGGCGGTGCCGACGGACAGCCGCCATTCGCTGCTGCAATGGGCGACGTACGGCCGCTACTTCACCGCGTGGGACAACTGGAAGGTGGCGTCGGCGTGCTGGCGCTCGCAGCTGCCGGACGTCGACCCGGCCGACTACCTGGTGTTCGGCTGGGGCGGCGGCACGACGCTCGCCGAGCTGCAGCTCGCGAAGCGCGAGGGCTTTCGCGTCGCGATGACGGCGAGCAACGACCGGCGCCTGGAGGAGCTCGCGAAGCTCGGCATCACGCCGGTGGATCGCCGCAAGTTTCCGAATCTCGCGTATGACGACGAGCGCTACAAGACCGATCCGGAGTACCAGGCGAGCTATCGCGAGTCGGAGCGCGTGTTCGCGGAGACGATCGCCGAACTGAGCGGCGGCCGCGGCGTCGCGATCTTCCTCGACAACCTGGGCGGCGCGCTGTATCGCGCGACCATGCGCGTGGTCGGCCGCACCGGCATCGTCACGACGGTCGGCTGGAAGACCGGGATGCGTCTGTGGAACCTGCGCGCGACGGAATGCATCAACCGCCGCCTGCACATTCACACGCATGCGTGGCGCTATGACGACAGCATCACGATCCGCGACTTCCAGGAAACGAGCGGCTGGATCGGCCAGGAGCCGACCGAGATCTTCGATTTCGACGAGGTGCCGAAGCTCGCGTCCGACTACCTGAACGGGAAGATCCAGACGTACTTCCCGATCTACCGGATCAACGCGGTCTGA
- a CDS encoding CaiB/BaiF CoA transferase family protein — MENGMASVEIGDVDAGAASDVSKPAPLDGIRVIDAATLFAGPLAATMLADYGADVIKVEHPDGDPARKYGARRDDVPLWWKVLARNKRAVTLNLGTADGQRIFRELAAQADVVVENFRPGTLERWGLGYDALSAINPRLVLVRVTGFGQFGPYASRPGFGTLAEAMSGLASITGEAGGPPLLPSFPLADTVAGLTAAFAIMTALKARERTGRGQVVDLAIIETMLAAMGAQVASYDQTGRVPERTGNRSPNNSPRGVYRTSDGKWVALSTSAHSIAERVMRLVGRADLIDEPWFANGAERAKHADELDAAVGGWIGQRTRDEVIAEFERAQAAVAPIYDVADVLRDPQYAALGSVVSVPDAELGAFRTHNVPFRLSDTPGAIRWGGPARGTHNDEVFGALGLERREIADLTERGIL, encoded by the coding sequence ATGGAGAACGGCATGGCCTCTGTGGAAATCGGGGACGTCGACGCCGGCGCGGCGTCGGACGTCTCAAAACCGGCGCCGCTCGACGGCATTCGCGTGATCGATGCCGCGACGCTGTTCGCGGGCCCGCTCGCGGCGACGATGCTCGCGGACTACGGCGCCGACGTGATCAAGGTCGAGCATCCGGACGGCGATCCGGCGCGCAAGTACGGCGCGCGCCGCGACGACGTGCCGTTGTGGTGGAAGGTGCTCGCGCGCAACAAACGGGCGGTCACGCTGAATCTCGGCACGGCCGACGGCCAGCGGATCTTTCGCGAGCTGGCCGCGCAGGCGGACGTGGTCGTCGAGAATTTCCGGCCCGGCACGCTCGAACGCTGGGGGCTCGGCTACGACGCGCTGTCCGCGATCAACCCGCGGCTCGTGCTCGTGCGGGTGACGGGCTTCGGCCAGTTCGGCCCGTATGCGAGCCGCCCTGGCTTCGGCACGCTGGCCGAGGCGATGAGCGGGCTTGCGTCGATTACCGGCGAGGCGGGCGGGCCGCCGCTGTTGCCGTCGTTCCCGCTCGCGGACACGGTCGCGGGGCTGACCGCCGCGTTCGCGATCATGACCGCGCTGAAGGCGCGCGAGCGCACCGGGCGCGGCCAGGTCGTCGATCTCGCGATCATCGAGACGATGCTCGCCGCGATGGGCGCGCAGGTCGCGAGCTACGACCAGACGGGCCGGGTGCCCGAGCGCACCGGCAACCGATCGCCGAACAATTCGCCGCGCGGCGTCTACCGCACGTCGGACGGCAAGTGGGTCGCGCTGTCGACGTCGGCGCACAGCATCGCGGAGCGCGTGATGCGTCTCGTCGGCCGCGCGGACCTGATCGACGAACCGTGGTTCGCGAACGGCGCCGAGCGCGCGAAGCATGCGGACGAGCTGGATGCGGCGGTCGGCGGCTGGATCGGGCAGCGCACGCGTGACGAGGTGATCGCCGAATTCGAGCGCGCGCAGGCGGCGGTCGCGCCGATCTACGACGTCGCGGACGTGCTGCGCGATCCGCAGTACGCGGCGCTCGGCTCGGTCGTGTCGGTGCCCGACGCGGAGCTCGGCGCGTTCCGCACGCACAACGTGCCGTTCCGGCTGTCCGACACGCCCGGCGCGATCCGCTGGGGGGGACCTGCGCGCGGCACGCACAACGACGAAGTATTCGGCGCATTGGGACTGGAGCGGCGCGAGATCGCCGATTTGACCGAGCGAGGCATTCTATGA
- a CDS encoding HpcH/HpaI aldolase/citrate lyase family protein produces the protein MKTSATYRSYLYVPAHKAQVVEKAYASEADAIVLDLEDAVPASHKAEARQAAAAMLAEGPPKPTYVRINPIGSPWCRDDVEAIAQPALQALRLPKCDLPQQIQEVAGWLDALGCDAGIQILIESAYGVETAYQLATASPRLERIGLGESDLRADLQIGVDNFTLEVCRARCVVVSRAAGLNGPIQTVYHTLPDLDGLKESTLRAKSMGFLGRFAIHPSQLPVINEVFTPSEDEIRAAERVLEAVDAAAGQASASSVFVLPDGRVVAPPLIANARVTLALANNLRLSGALA, from the coding sequence ATGAAAACCAGCGCAACTTACCGCAGTTACCTTTACGTGCCCGCGCACAAGGCGCAGGTGGTGGAGAAGGCCTATGCAAGCGAAGCCGATGCCATCGTGCTCGACCTTGAGGATGCCGTGCCGGCCAGCCACAAGGCCGAGGCACGCCAGGCGGCCGCCGCGATGCTCGCGGAAGGTCCGCCGAAGCCGACGTACGTGCGGATCAATCCGATCGGCAGCCCATGGTGCCGCGACGACGTCGAGGCGATCGCGCAGCCGGCGCTGCAGGCGCTGCGCCTGCCGAAATGCGACCTGCCGCAACAGATCCAGGAGGTCGCGGGCTGGCTCGATGCGCTCGGCTGCGACGCGGGGATCCAGATCCTCATCGAATCGGCGTACGGCGTCGAGACCGCGTACCAGCTTGCGACCGCATCGCCGCGGCTCGAGCGGATCGGGCTCGGCGAGAGCGATCTGCGCGCGGACCTGCAGATCGGCGTCGACAACTTCACGCTCGAAGTGTGCCGCGCGCGTTGCGTGGTCGTGTCGCGCGCGGCGGGGCTGAACGGGCCGATCCAGACCGTCTATCACACGCTGCCCGATCTCGACGGGCTGAAGGAATCGACGCTGCGCGCGAAATCGATGGGCTTTCTCGGCCGCTTCGCGATCCATCCGTCGCAGCTACCGGTGATCAACGAAGTGTTCACGCCGTCGGAGGACGAGATCCGCGCGGCCGAGCGCGTGCTCGAGGCGGTCGATGCGGCGGCGGGCCAGGCCTCGGCGTCGTCGGTGTTCGTGCTGCCGGACGGCCGCGTGGTCGCGCCGCCGCTGATCGCCAACGCGCGCGTGACGCTTGCGCTCGCGAACAATCTTCGACTCAGTGGAGCACTGGCATGA
- a CDS encoding MmgE/PrpD family protein, with amino-acid sequence MSTPETLSAPAAAAATNRPAPPDGIVGALGRFAAAVRAEGLDRRLRVEAAARVLDVVGNSLIAHDEPVAQSVLQVARRWAGTGPASVIGAPDRLPAASAALVNGTLAHAMDFDDSHMLSVLHPSASVIPAALAAAQASGASGAALLDAITVGTEVCIRLGVAAYNARLGNSVFFERGQHATSICGTVGAAAAAAMLLGLDAAQIAAALGIAASMGAGLLEANRTGGSVKRIHCGWAAHAGVSAAELAGAGVTAPPTALEGRFGFFHAWCGDLADVDAVLRDLGDEWETSRIIFKPYPCNHFTHPGIDAALQLKAEGVTADDVVSAELRVATSTLRTISEPAELKANPPNGYAAAFSGPYTVAAALLGGGGLGVWFDDFDDALAQDPARRALAAKVRCVADPWCDARFPNFLPAVLRVELRDGQVREARIESSKGTNSRPLTEQELTAKFVLAASSKLGMARALALRDAVQALADDAPLDALAALTSGAEGGNRS; translated from the coding sequence ATGAGCACACCCGAGACGCTTTCTGCCCCGGCGGCCGCGGCCGCGACAAACCGGCCCGCGCCGCCCGACGGCATCGTCGGCGCGCTCGGCCGCTTCGCGGCGGCGGTGCGCGCCGAAGGGCTCGATCGCCGGCTGCGCGTCGAAGCCGCCGCGCGCGTGCTCGACGTGGTCGGCAACAGCCTGATCGCGCACGACGAACCGGTCGCGCAGTCGGTGCTGCAGGTCGCGCGGCGCTGGGCCGGCACCGGCCCGGCGAGCGTGATCGGCGCGCCCGACCGGCTGCCGGCCGCGAGCGCCGCGCTCGTCAACGGCACGCTCGCGCATGCGATGGACTTCGACGATTCGCACATGCTGTCGGTGCTGCATCCGAGCGCGTCCGTGATCCCGGCCGCGCTCGCCGCGGCACAGGCCAGCGGCGCATCGGGCGCGGCGCTGCTCGATGCGATCACGGTCGGCACCGAGGTGTGCATCCGGCTCGGCGTCGCCGCGTACAACGCGCGGCTCGGCAATTCGGTGTTCTTCGAGCGCGGCCAGCACGCGACGTCCATCTGCGGCACGGTCGGCGCGGCGGCGGCGGCGGCGATGCTGCTCGGGCTCGACGCCGCGCAGATCGCGGCGGCGCTCGGCATTGCCGCGAGCATGGGCGCGGGCCTGCTCGAGGCGAACCGCACCGGCGGCTCGGTGAAGCGGATCCACTGCGGCTGGGCGGCGCACGCGGGCGTCAGCGCGGCGGAACTGGCGGGCGCGGGCGTGACCGCGCCGCCGACCGCGCTCGAAGGCCGCTTCGGCTTCTTCCACGCGTGGTGCGGCGACCTCGCCGACGTCGACGCGGTGCTGCGCGACCTGGGCGACGAGTGGGAGACGAGCCGGATCATCTTCAAGCCGTATCCGTGCAACCACTTCACGCATCCGGGCATCGACGCGGCGCTGCAGCTGAAGGCGGAAGGCGTGACGGCGGACGACGTGGTGTCGGCCGAACTGCGGGTCGCGACGTCGACGCTGCGCACGATCAGCGAGCCGGCGGAGCTGAAGGCCAATCCGCCGAACGGCTATGCGGCGGCGTTCTCGGGGCCGTACACGGTCGCGGCGGCACTGCTCGGCGGCGGCGGGCTCGGCGTCTGGTTCGACGATTTCGACGATGCGCTTGCGCAGGACCCCGCACGGCGCGCGCTGGCCGCGAAGGTGCGCTGCGTGGCCGATCCGTGGTGCGACGCGCGCTTCCCGAATTTCCTGCCGGCCGTGCTGCGCGTCGAGCTGCGCGACGGGCAGGTGCGCGAGGCGCGGATCGAGTCGAGCAAGGGCACGAATTCGCGGCCGCTGACCGAGCAGGAGCTCACCGCGAAGTTCGTGCTGGCGGCGAGTTCGAAACTCGGCATGGCGCGCGCGCTCGCGCTGCGCGACGCGGTGCAGGCGCTCGCCGATGACGCGCCGCTCGACGCGCTCGCGGCGCTGACGTCGGGCGCTGAAGGAGGAAACCGATCTTGA
- a CDS encoding cyclase family protein — protein MNALRWKKRPPGSNWGDFGPDDQKGRLNWLTPDKVRQGVAEVREGLSFSLSLPLDVPRGGGLNARRRPPAVMPALLGDKPYFGYRADEQVANATDVVCDDAFCMHSQFSTQWDGLSHVGGLFDADDDGVPEIVFYNGFRMGEHLRVPQEGDATGGARALGIEVMAQTGVQGRGVLIDLRRHFGDARTKVGFAQLMQVMEADRVQVERGDIVCLHTGFADLLLNDDGGSPATVASACVLDSSDARLLRWIDESGLAALVADNHAIEERPQHTQSLAQPGALMPLHELCLFKLGIHLGELWHLTPLANWLHAHRRNRFLLTAPPLHIRGLVGAPANPVATV, from the coding sequence TTGAATGCACTCCGCTGGAAAAAGCGGCCGCCCGGCTCGAACTGGGGCGATTTCGGTCCGGACGATCAGAAAGGGCGGCTGAACTGGCTGACGCCGGACAAGGTGCGGCAGGGCGTCGCCGAGGTCCGCGAAGGGCTGTCGTTCTCGCTGAGCCTGCCGCTGGACGTGCCGCGCGGCGGCGGGCTGAACGCGCGGCGCCGGCCGCCGGCGGTCATGCCGGCGCTGCTGGGCGACAAGCCGTACTTCGGCTACCGCGCCGACGAACAGGTTGCGAACGCAACCGATGTGGTCTGCGACGATGCGTTTTGCATGCACTCGCAGTTCTCGACGCAATGGGACGGCCTGTCGCACGTGGGCGGCCTGTTCGACGCGGACGACGACGGCGTGCCTGAAATCGTGTTCTACAACGGCTTCCGGATGGGCGAGCATCTGCGGGTGCCGCAGGAAGGCGACGCGACGGGCGGCGCGCGCGCGCTCGGCATCGAGGTGATGGCGCAGACGGGCGTGCAGGGGCGCGGCGTGCTGATCGACCTGCGGCGTCATTTCGGCGACGCGCGCACGAAGGTCGGCTTCGCGCAGTTGATGCAGGTGATGGAGGCGGACCGCGTGCAGGTGGAGCGCGGCGACATTGTCTGCCTTCACACCGGCTTCGCGGATCTGCTGCTGAACGACGACGGCGGATCGCCGGCGACGGTCGCGAGCGCGTGCGTGCTGGACAGCAGCGATGCGCGGCTGCTGCGATGGATCGACGAATCGGGGCTCGCCGCGCTCGTGGCCGACAACCACGCGATCGAGGAGCGCCCGCAGCATACGCAGTCGCTCGCGCAACCGGGCGCACTGATGCCGCTGCACGAACTGTGCCTGTTCAAGCTCGGCATTCACCTCGGCGAGCTGTGGCACCTGACGCCGCTCGCGAACTGGCTGCATGCGCACCGCCGGAACCGGTTTCTGCTGACCGCGCCGCCGTTGCACATCCGCGGCCTGGTCGGCGCGCCGGCGAATCCTGTCGCGACTGTTTGA
- a CDS encoding LysR family transcriptional regulator, which translates to MNLRSIDLNLLVILDALLTEKQVTRAGQKVGLTQPAVSNALARLRFVFKDEILARTAVGMELTPRAQALAMPVRQIMQQIEELFESDYQFNPFTSERHFTVRMSDLTELLLLPALLRCMRLTGPNIGMDIVHMSAGKTADALESGLLDMAISAGLEHSGTLSSQTVFHDRMVCVMSRSHPDAGKPLTLERFLALDFLNVTINPVDHSLIDNLLANMNCTRRIVLNVPHWLVVPNMLDALPYAVIMSERHALSLDDARLVIRELPLAMEPVAWSLYWHRRYDGSNAHAWLRGRIVQVAEALERHGVAAEA; encoded by the coding sequence ATGAATCTACGTTCGATCGATCTGAACCTGCTGGTCATACTCGATGCGCTGCTGACGGAAAAACAGGTCACGCGGGCCGGCCAGAAGGTCGGCCTCACGCAGCCGGCCGTCAGCAACGCGCTGGCGCGCCTGCGGTTCGTGTTCAAGGACGAGATCCTGGCGCGCACCGCGGTCGGCATGGAATTGACGCCGCGCGCGCAGGCGCTGGCCATGCCGGTTCGACAGATCATGCAACAAATCGAGGAATTATTTGAGTCGGATTATCAATTCAACCCTTTTACGTCCGAGCGCCATTTTACGGTGCGCATGTCGGATCTCACTGAATTGCTTTTACTGCCGGCCCTGCTGCGCTGCATGAGGCTGACCGGCCCGAATATCGGCATGGACATCGTGCACATGAGCGCCGGCAAGACCGCCGACGCGCTCGAATCGGGGCTGCTCGACATGGCGATCAGCGCGGGCCTCGAACATTCGGGCACGCTGTCGTCGCAAACGGTGTTTCACGACCGGATGGTCTGCGTGATGAGCCGCAGCCATCCGGACGCGGGCAAGCCGCTGACGCTCGAACGGTTTCTCGCGCTCGACTTCCTCAACGTGACGATCAACCCGGTCGACCACAGCTTGATCGACAACCTGCTCGCGAACATGAACTGCACGCGGCGCATCGTGCTCAACGTGCCGCACTGGCTCGTCGTGCCGAACATGCTCGACGCGCTGCCGTACGCGGTGATCATGTCGGAGCGGCATGCGCTGAGCCTCGACGATGCGCGGCTCGTGATCCGCGAGCTGCCGCTCGCGATGGAGCCCGTCGCGTGGTCGCTGTACTGGCACCGCCGCTACGACGGCAGCAACGCGCACGCATGGCTGCGCGGGCGCATCGTCCAGGTCGCGGAAGCGCTCGAGCGGCACGGCGTCGCGGCGGAGGCTTAG